In archaeon BMS3Bbin15, the genomic window TCCTCCAATTGCTCTTTCTTCATTGAAAGCAGGAATAACACATATTTTCATAATTTTATCACCTTTTACGTCATAATATATGTATACATGCCATTTTCATCTTCATTATATTTCCCATAACAACTTTCTATGAATCTCAATTACTAATATAGAGAATAATTTCATTTAATCAACCTGAGATTAAAGAGCTTTTTAACATTGTTTTCTTCAAAAAAGGTATAATCCAGAACAAGAAGATTTTTATCTTCTCCCAGTATTCCATCTTCATAACCATACCAGTAGACCACAGCACCTGTACCAAAGCTTCTGACATATTTTGAATACTGCTTTTTCATATATCTCCTGTGCTCCTCAAATGACCCAAATAGTGCCTTGCTCTCTATCCAGTTTATTTTGAAGCCCAGAATTTCAAGTTCACTTGTTAAGAAGTCAGGTGTCAGGATATTATTCACTCTTATATACTCTCTGTCACTCATATAAATAGTTCCTCTCCTGTAAAGCCACCTATCGATAATTTTTTCTCCTAAATGGGATTTTTCATCCTGATATTTATGGGCTATGGGAGAGAAGATATAATCTTCGGAAATAGCTTTTTTAATCTCAGTTTTCAGTCTATCATCTTCAAGGCTATCTGGATTTCTTATCCTATTTTTTACTTCATTCTTTGATAATCCCATTGCCTTTAAAAGTTCTCTGGCAATAAGCACAGGCATAAAGCCAAGTTCTTCAGAAATCTCAGAAATAGTATTACCCTGCTGCCATGCTTTAAAAAGCTCTTCAGTTTTAGAAGTGATAGATGAAAAGTTTTTCCTTGTATGAGCAACTATTTTCTGACTTAATACTGCTTCAAGCACAGCCTCAGGTGCAGCAAATTCTGAATCCAGCTTTTCAATATCCTCAGGCTTATTAAGCCTTTTAAATAATTCTCTATAAACCTCAGATTTCAATGAACCACCTTTAGCTATATAAAAAAAGTTGCCATCATTTAGAATATATTAACTGCGGGGAATAATATGGCTGAACTTATAAAGGATTATATGATTTCAAAACAATCACAAATGGGATAGAATATCAAGAAATTCACCTCTAACTGGATTTGATAGGGACAATACATATTTTAAAGAAAAAGATGAGATTAGGTCTGTTTCTCCTATAGCTGGAGGTTGAGTATGCCTGCTATATTCTTACCTCTTATCTTCTCCTTCTCTTCATCACTTAAAGTATCAATCTGTTCAAACTTATCCACCATCTCGAAGTACATACTTGCATAGGGAGAGTCAGAGCCAGCTATAATTCTATCAGCGCCGAGAGTATCCACAGACTTAACTATATCATCAACCTTTGCCTTGACTGTACCCAGATAAAGATTATGCACTTCCTCACAGGCTTCAATGAATCCCTCACCACGCATGTGTGCCAGAATTATCTTCGCCTCCGGTACCTTCTTTGCAAGCTCTGCAATTTCAGTGTTCTGTGACTCATGCTTTCCATTATCGAAGACCACAGGTATATCATATCTGGTAGCAAACTTTATTATCTTCAGCACAATCGGATGGTCAGGAAAAAAGTTCTGGGCAGTGGGATGAAGTTTAAACCCTCTGAGATTCAACTCCTCAACACACCTTTTTGCCTCGAGAATAGCCTTTTCTCTTGCATGGGGGTCTAATCTGGCAAAGCCTATAATTCTACCTTTACTCTCTCTCTGTGCACTTGCTATAAAGCTGTTGGACTTTAAAAAGCTCACCCCTGCGTTTTCATCGTTGAAGGGAAAAGCAACTGCTTTATCAACCTTGCAGTCATCCATGCGCTTTATTAAATCCTGAAGGCTCTGTTCAACTTTATCACCTTTGTCAGGGCCACCAAGGTGGCAGTGGGCATCAACTATCATTTTTCTCACATCCTATCACTGAATTTTTTAACAGTTTTTACCATTATTTTAACATTCTCCACAGGAGTATCCCTGTGCACACCATGCCCCAGGTTGAAGATGTGGCCATCTCTGCCTTCTGCCTGTTCGAGAATACCTCTGACTTTACTCTCAATCCTATACTGCGGAGCAAATAACACTATCGGGTCAAGATTACCCTGAATGGATTTGTCGTAGCCTATTTTTTTCCATGCTTCGTCCAGTGCTATCCTCCAGTCTATACCAATAACATCTCCTCCAGCTTTGGAGGCAAGCTCAAGGAAAGTCGAAGCCTGATTGACAAATTGGATAACAGGCACTTCGCCTTTACCATCCAGCCCTGAAATTATCTCTGAGGTATGGTTCATGACATGCTCACTATAATCTTCCGGAGCAAGACATCCCACCCAAGAGTCAAAAATCTGAATAGCGTCCACCCCTGCTTTAATCTGAGCATTGAGATACTTTACCACAGTTCTACCTATCTTTTCCATGAGAAAGGCAAAGGTCTCTGGCTGAGAAAACATCATCTCTTTTGTGTATCTGAAGTCCCTGCTCCCTCCACCTTCTATCATATAACTCGCCAGAGTGAATGGAGCACCTGAGAAGCCTATTAACGGAAGTTCACCTGATAGCTTTTCTTTTATCTGTTTTATTGCCTCGAGAACAAAGGGCGTCTTTTCTTCGGGGTCGGGTATTTCAAGAGCCTCAACATCTTCAGGTGTTCTGACAGGCTTATGAAGTTTCGGCCCGAGATTCTCCATAAAGTCGACTTTCATACCCATAGCTTCGACAGGCACAAGAATATCGCTGAAGAGAATTGCTGCATCCACCCCCAGGGCTCTAACAGGCTGGAGAGTTATCTCGGCAGCAACCTCAGGCTTCTTGCACATTTCAAGAAAAGTATACTTCTCCCTGAACTCATGGTACTCAGCCATATAGCGTCCTGCCTGACGCATGAGCCATACTGGCGTGCGCTCCACTGGCTCCCTGAAGCATGCTCTGATAAAGAGATGTTCAGACATGATAGAAAATTACCTGATAGAATATAAAAAAGTATGGATAGATATTTAATATCTATTCATGGCACAAGAAATACATGTGGTTTATGTGTAACCGGATGTTTCTCGACAATCACATCCACCCCATAAACATCTTTTATACTTCTTCTGGTTATAACCTCCTCGGGTACACCATCACCTACTATTCTTCCATGCTTGAGCAGCACTATTCTATCGCAGTATAGAGATGCCATATTTATATTGTGCATACTTGCAACAACAGTAATACCATCAGCCACAAGTTTTTTCAGCAGCCTCATAATTTCTATCCCGTGATAGGGGTCAAGATTTGATGTGGGCTCATCCAGAAGCATCAACTCTGCCTTCTGGGCAAGAGCCTTGGCTAATAGCACCATCCGCCTCTCACCTGAACTCATATTCTTAAACATTCTGTCTTTCAGGTGCCCTGAACCAGTTATTTCCAGAGATTCAACTGCAATTTTATAATCTTCTTTTCCATCAAATTCAAATAGCCTGAGGTAAGGGTATCTGCCCATGAGTACAATCTCAATAACCTTGAACTCAAGGTCCACCTGAAAATCCTGGGGGACCATAGATATTAATCTCGCAATCTCCTTCCTCTGTATGTCTTTAAGATTTCTCCCGAGAACTTCAATATTTCCTTCAAAAGGTATAAGAGAAGCTATAGCTCTTAAAAAAGTTGTCTTTCCTGCCCCGTTTGGCCCCAATATTCCAACAAAACTACCTTTTTTAAACTCAAGGGAAATATCTCTCAGCACTTTCAGGGTATCGTAGGATACATCAAGATTATCAATCTTTATCATTGCTTTTTACCACCTTTTGTCAGAAGATAAAGGAAAAACGGCACGCCAAAAAGAGTTGTTATTATATTTATTGGAATTTCTGCCTGTGAAATCATGGTTCTTGCTAAGATGTCTGCAATTAATATTAATATCGCTCCAAGAACGGCAGATACAGGGAGTAAATATCTGAAATTCTGCCCCACCATAAGTCTTGCCATATGAGGAGTTATTAAACCCACAAAACCTATAATCCCACAGAGAGCTACCGATATGCTGGTAATCAGGGTAGATAGAACCAGAAGAATCTTTTTAAACTTTTCTGCATCAACACCCATAACCTTTGCATTTTCTTCTCCCAGAGTCAGTATATTCAATTCCTTTGAGAATATATAGATAAGAAAAAATATTGGAAAAATTGATAGAGATATCTTTACCTGACTCCAGTTTGCATTTGAGATTGTTCCCATAAGAGTGAATAGAATCATTGCTGCACTCTTTGAATTTAGGTATAATATAAGAGCGGTTAGGGAAGAGAATAGCAGAGAAATTGCTATTCCCGAAAGCAGAAGTGTATTTGTTGGCAAACCTCCTTTAGCATGTGATGCTATACTATAAACCAAAAATAATGTTATCAGGGCAGCAATAAATGCAAGAATTAAATAATAACTCTGAAAATAGACCAAGCCTATACTCATACCGAGAGCAGCACCAGAGGCTACACCAAGAACATAGGGGTCAGCCATAGGGTTTTTAAAAATCCCCTGATACACCGCTCCTGCTGTAGAGAGAGAAAAACCAACGGTGAAGGCAAGAACAGCCCTCGGAAGTCTTAACTCTTTAATAATTATATCGTATTTGCCAGTAGAATTTCCCAGGAGCACCTTTATTATTTCAGTTAGAGATATCTTCACAGGACCTATAACAACTTCGAGGCAGAAAACCAGTGCAGCAATAGCCAGTAAAAAAAGAAAAAGGAATTTATATCTCATCCTCTATCCTCTTTTTCACCGATGGACTCACATCTACAAAGAGGACTTTAGGCTTATATGCCTTAAGAAAATCTATGACGAGATTCAGCTTGTTCTGACTTACATATACCACTGGCACCTTATATAAGCTGGATAGAACTGCTGCCTCTGTGCTTGAGTTATAGTCTGTGATTATAACATTGTCAGGCTTCATCTTCTTTGCAATATCTATACTGGTTTCAACCCTGGTGGCTCCTCCTATCCTTTCTGTTTCTGCATATTTTGATAGTTCCTCTGATACTTCATTTCCAACAGCATTGTTCCCGCCCACAATTATTATCTTTTTCAGTTTTAAGTCCTTTATAGCATTGAGGGTTACCTGT contains:
- the hmuV gene encoding hemin import ATP-binding protein HmuV; translated protein: MIKIDNLDVSYDTLKVLRDISLEFKKGSFVGILGPNGAGKTTFLRAIASLIPFEGNIEVLGRNLKDIQRKEIARLISMVPQDFQVDLEFKVIEIVLMGRYPYLRLFEFDGKEDYKIAVESLEITGSGHLKDRMFKNMSSGERRMVLLAKALAQKAELMLLDEPTSNLDPYHGIEIMRLLKKLVADGITVVASMHNINMASLYCDRIVLLKHGRIVGDGVPEEVITRRSIKDVYGVDVIVEKHPVTHKPHVFLVP
- the hemE gene encoding uroporphyrinogen decarboxylase, with protein sequence MSEHLFIRACFREPVERTPVWLMRQAGRYMAEYHEFREKYTFLEMCKKPEVAAEITLQPVRALGVDAAILFSDILVPVEAMGMKVDFMENLGPKLHKPVRTPEDVEALEIPDPEEKTPFVLEAIKQIKEKLSGELPLIGFSGAPFTLASYMIEGGGSRDFRYTKEMMFSQPETFAFLMEKIGRTVVKYLNAQIKAGVDAIQIFDSWVGCLAPEDYSEHVMNHTSEIISGLDGKGEVPVIQFVNQASTFLELASKAGGDVIGIDWRIALDEAWKKIGYDKSIQGNLDPIVLFAPQYRIESKVRGILEQAEGRDGHIFNLGHGVHRDTPVENVKIMVKTVKKFSDRM
- a CDS encoding amidohydrolase, whose amino-acid sequence is MIVDAHCHLGGPDKGDKVEQSLQDLIKRMDDCKVDKAVAFPFNDENAGVSFLKSNSFIASAQRESKGRIIGFARLDPHAREKAILEAKRCVEELNLRGFKLHPTAQNFFPDHPIVLKIIKFATRYDIPVVFDNGKHESQNTEIAELAKKVPEAKIILAHMRGEGFIEACEEVHNLYLGTVKAKVDDIVKSVDTLGADRIIAGSDSPYASMYFEMVDKFEQIDTLSDEEKEKIRGKNIAGILNLQL
- the hmuU gene encoding hemin transport system permease protein HmuU, which translates into the protein MRYKFLFLFLLAIAALVFCLEVVIGPVKISLTEIIKVLLGNSTGKYDIIIKELRLPRAVLAFTVGFSLSTAGAVYQGIFKNPMADPYVLGVASGAALGMSIGLVYFQSYYLILAFIAALITLFLVYSIASHAKGGLPTNTLLLSGIAISLLFSSLTALILYLNSKSAAMILFTLMGTISNANWSQVKISLSIFPIFFLIYIFSKELNILTLGEENAKVMGVDAEKFKKILLVLSTLITSISVALCGIIGFVGLITPHMARLMVGQNFRYLLPVSAVLGAILILIADILARTMISQAEIPINIITTLFGVPFFLYLLTKGGKKQ